Proteins from one Clostridium cellulovorans 743B genomic window:
- a CDS encoding IS982 family transposase — MPEFNKDSTITINDLKDFIVVTYVIIDDFYQKVTPTFIKNRRNIAKSVMTDSEIITISLVGELLTIDSEKAWFGFCSKNLRDLFPNFCSRPRFHRVRKSLFRVIDEIRKELTKFLNYQYDRMRIADSMPIPVCKFGRAHFHKAFKPEAAYGRCASKKETYYGFKLHALVALDGYITDFTVTAANIDDRDVVWELTANSEIDILIGDKGYIGQKVASQLKETRYIRLLTINRNNSKTKLLKPFRQLIFKARRRVETTFSQLSEQLNMQRVLTKSTWGFATRISNKILAHNLCYFINKFFNIGIEISKIKELVFG; from the coding sequence ATGCCAGAGTTTAATAAAGATTCTACCATAACAATAAATGACTTAAAAGATTTTATTGTTGTCACTTATGTTATAATTGATGACTTTTACCAAAAAGTAACTCCAACATTTATTAAAAATCGTCGTAACATCGCTAAATCAGTAATGACTGATAGCGAAATAATTACGATTTCTTTAGTAGGTGAACTCTTAACCATTGACTCTGAAAAAGCATGGTTTGGATTTTGCTCTAAAAACCTACGAGACTTATTTCCCAACTTTTGTAGTAGGCCGAGGTTTCATAGAGTTAGAAAGTCATTATTTCGAGTCATTGATGAAATTCGTAAAGAGTTAACGAAATTTCTTAACTATCAATATGACCGAATGAGAATTGCAGATAGTATGCCAATTCCTGTGTGTAAGTTTGGGAGAGCTCATTTCCATAAAGCTTTTAAGCCGGAGGCTGCCTACGGGCGATGCGCTTCGAAAAAAGAAACATATTATGGATTCAAATTACATGCTTTAGTAGCCCTCGATGGCTATATCACAGATTTTACTGTAACAGCAGCAAATATTGATGACAGAGATGTCGTCTGGGAACTCACAGCTAATTCAGAGATTGATATACTAATAGGTGATAAAGGATATATAGGTCAAAAAGTTGCTTCGCAATTAAAAGAAACAAGGTACATTCGTCTTTTAACAATAAATCGTAACAATAGTAAAACTAAACTTTTAAAACCTTTTAGGCAGTTGATATTCAAGGCTCGTCGTAGAGTAGAAACTACTTTTTCTCAGCTCTCCGAGCAATTAAATATGCAGAGGGTTCTTACAAAATCAACTTGGGGATTTGCCACAAGAATATCAAATAAAATATTAGCTCATAATCTTTGCTATTTTATAAATAAATTTTTTAATATAGGTATAGAAATATCAAAGATTAAAGAATTAGTATTCGGATAA